A genome region from Bradyrhizobium commune includes the following:
- a CDS encoding ABC transporter permease — protein sequence MTELLGPHTGEASAAAAILNHPIRRFIDANRAPLGTFAVFVVMMTVFLAANPRVFSEWNIYRSVLTTLPVALFLVVPLVFVVTAGEIDLSFPATMGFAAWIFALVVHAGFTPYLGVAVGIAAGMMLGLIVGSIVVYFNLSSLVATLGMNFVLRGLVQIANEGMPIALTSLSESSLRRMFSSIVFGIPAQAVWALGFVIFAALLFNRHRFGVQVKIVGDNPDSARQMGIDVDWVRVKTFIFVGLGAALAGIFSTLINFTWWPTAGEGYFLPVLASVFVGGTPTWGGVGTVAGGAIGALIVSFIQTGVVGAGLSGFYVQFFDGVIIILALIGHRWNQPRYR from the coding sequence GTGACCGAACTGCTCGGCCCCCATACGGGCGAGGCAAGCGCAGCCGCCGCCATCCTCAATCATCCAATACGGCGCTTCATCGACGCCAATCGCGCGCCACTCGGAACATTTGCAGTCTTCGTCGTGATGATGACCGTCTTCCTTGCTGCGAACCCGCGGGTCTTTTCCGAGTGGAACATCTACCGTTCGGTGCTGACGACGCTGCCGGTCGCGCTGTTTCTCGTCGTGCCGCTCGTGTTCGTCGTGACGGCCGGAGAAATCGACCTCTCGTTTCCAGCGACGATGGGTTTTGCTGCCTGGATATTCGCGCTAGTCGTCCACGCCGGATTTACGCCCTATCTCGGCGTCGCAGTCGGGATCGCCGCCGGCATGATGCTTGGGCTCATCGTGGGGTCGATCGTGGTGTACTTCAACCTGTCCTCGCTCGTCGCCACGCTGGGCATGAATTTCGTGCTGCGGGGCTTGGTCCAGATTGCCAACGAGGGCATGCCAATCGCGTTGACGTCACTGAGCGAGAGCTCGCTCAGGAGAATGTTTTCCAGCATCGTCTTCGGCATACCGGCGCAGGCGGTCTGGGCGCTCGGCTTCGTTATCTTCGCTGCGCTGCTCTTCAACCGGCACCGCTTCGGCGTCCAGGTGAAGATCGTCGGCGACAATCCGGACAGCGCCCGACAAATGGGGATCGACGTTGATTGGGTCAGGGTCAAGACCTTCATCTTCGTCGGTCTGGGGGCAGCGCTCGCAGGAATTTTCTCAACCCTCATCAATTTCACCTGGTGGCCGACCGCAGGCGAAGGTTATTTTCTGCCGGTGCTTGCCTCGGTGTTCGTCGGCGGCACCCCGACCTGGGGCGGGGTCGGCACGGTTGCCGGCGGGGCGATCGGTGCCCTGATCGTCTCTTTCATTCAAACCGGAGTGGTCGGTGCCGGGCTCTCGGGCTTCTACGTCCAGTTCTTCGATGGCGTCATCATCATCCTTGCCCTGATCGGCCATCGCTGGAATCAGCCGCGCTACCGCTAG
- a CDS encoding substrate-binding domain-containing protein, giving the protein MKIGQNGRVVSAFAVVFLAAASAFTLVWPAAPARAEVRDKWCKGVHLRFFVGGAEGDSFGTVVYKGAKQAERDLGPTVDYIFSGWDVERMIQQLREAVAVKPDGIAMMGHPGDAAIMPLAEEAASAGIKMMYQNVPVPKVIARFGGGYVGAQVAQLGRALGAEVVKRAGLKAGDVAFMQGPFENENRGARERATIAAMEEAGVKVIKINSYPGWAADPNLALPVITAALARYPEVKAVGYGGGQMLGNVPAFMQAAGKKPGEVFNFGVDTSPQVVEGFKGGWVQLAADQQPFLQGYLPILSLCQQIVYRFTPISVDTGAGFVTPDNYKEIAKLATEGVR; this is encoded by the coding sequence ATGAAAATTGGACAGAATGGTCGAGTAGTCTCCGCATTCGCCGTCGTGTTCCTTGCCGCGGCGAGCGCATTCACGCTGGTCTGGCCGGCGGCGCCGGCGCGCGCCGAGGTGCGCGACAAATGGTGCAAAGGCGTGCATCTTCGTTTCTTCGTCGGCGGTGCAGAAGGGGACTCGTTCGGCACTGTCGTCTACAAGGGTGCCAAACAGGCCGAACGTGACCTTGGGCCGACGGTCGACTACATTTTCTCCGGCTGGGATGTCGAGCGGATGATCCAGCAGTTGCGTGAGGCGGTCGCGGTCAAGCCTGACGGCATCGCCATGATGGGCCACCCCGGCGACGCCGCCATCATGCCTCTTGCCGAGGAGGCCGCGAGCGCTGGCATCAAGATGATGTATCAGAACGTGCCCGTGCCGAAGGTCATCGCCAGGTTCGGCGGCGGATATGTCGGCGCCCAGGTGGCGCAACTCGGGCGCGCGCTTGGCGCGGAGGTGGTCAAGCGCGCAGGGCTGAAGGCCGGCGATGTCGCGTTTATGCAAGGTCCGTTCGAGAACGAGAACCGCGGCGCGCGCGAACGCGCGACCATCGCGGCGATGGAGGAGGCGGGTGTCAAGGTCATCAAGATCAATTCGTACCCGGGGTGGGCGGCCGATCCGAATCTTGCGCTGCCGGTAATCACCGCTGCCCTCGCCAGGTACCCCGAGGTCAAGGCGGTCGGCTATGGGGGCGGCCAGATGCTCGGCAATGTGCCTGCTTTCATGCAGGCCGCGGGCAAGAAGCCCGGCGAGGTGTTCAATTTCGGCGTCGATACGAGCCCGCAGGTGGTGGAAGGCTTTAAGGGCGGTTGGGTGCAGCTTGCCGCCGATCAGCAGCCCTTCCTGCAGGGCTATTTGCCGATCCTCAGCCTTTGCCAGCAGATCGTTTACCGTTTCACGCCGATCAGCGTGGATACGGGCGCCGGATTCGTAACTCCCGACAATTACAAGGAGATAGCCAAGCTCGCCACCGAAGGTGTGCGGTGA
- a CDS encoding ATP-binding cassette domain-containing protein: MTERLVELRNVSKFFGRICALSGVNIRIGKGEVVGLVGDNGAGKSTLIKILAGVVEPTSGEILLRGRLAAGWSALRSRQAGIETVFQDRALAMQQSVVRNIFMGRELTGRFGWLKLGKEIREAEWLMREIGFTSSLLSPRSIVGQLSGGERQGVAMARAIYNQAELIILDEPTAALSLVETAKVLRFVHQVKASGRSVLFIGHNIHHVYDVADRFIVLDRGTVVLEADRATLPSADALVAFMEDVARPPTAMAQSVADAGANR, translated from the coding sequence ATGACCGAACGGCTCGTGGAGCTTCGGAACGTCAGCAAGTTCTTCGGACGGATCTGCGCGTTGAGCGGCGTGAATATCCGCATCGGCAAGGGCGAGGTGGTTGGCCTCGTCGGGGACAACGGTGCAGGAAAGTCCACCTTGATCAAGATCCTCGCCGGCGTCGTTGAGCCGACCTCGGGCGAAATCCTGCTTCGCGGACGATTGGCGGCCGGCTGGAGCGCGTTACGGTCACGTCAAGCCGGCATCGAGACCGTGTTCCAGGATCGCGCCCTCGCCATGCAGCAGTCGGTCGTCCGCAACATCTTCATGGGGCGCGAGCTGACCGGTCGTTTCGGGTGGTTGAAACTCGGCAAGGAGATCCGCGAGGCCGAGTGGTTGATGCGGGAGATCGGATTCACCTCGAGCCTGCTCTCGCCGCGCTCGATCGTCGGGCAGCTTTCCGGCGGAGAGCGGCAAGGTGTTGCCATGGCCCGTGCCATCTACAATCAGGCCGAGTTGATCATCCTCGACGAGCCGACAGCCGCGCTGTCGCTCGTTGAGACCGCCAAGGTGCTCCGCTTCGTGCATCAGGTCAAAGCCTCAGGACGCTCGGTCCTTTTCATCGGACACAACATCCACCACGTCTACGATGTTGCGGACAGGTTCATTGTTCTCGATCGCGGCACGGTCGTGCTCGAAGCCGACCGGGCCACGTTGCCTTCGGCCGACGCGCTCGTCGCCTTCATGGAGGACGTGGCGCGGCCGCCGACCGCCATGGCTCAGTCCGTGGCCGACGCGGGGGCGAACCGGTGA
- a CDS encoding PAS domain S-box protein, producing the protein MSIVQDLLRINTARNRRARLPAVAAQFALGIVGLILIALVCVQLGFGLARTGFAYVILLALVSLFGSFGASVVLSILAAACLNYFFAPPLFQLSIDLPHDLERTAVFLTTSLVVTALTTRLGRAADELRGVQAKWEKAERVAHFGWWERDFTTNHVTLSDEVSRIFGVKPVDLPDWHGRWLELIHPEDRATAAEAASAALHPGGPRYELEYRVIRPDGAGRVIRSHGDVTWDETGRPLRQFGVLHDITELRSTEQELRASERRFRTFVDYAADGFFLFDDHAMVLDVNRHACESLGYSREELIGKHPRDFDLALDEEAIERLRQRMLSGETVTFETRHKRKDGTSFPVEVRGGLIEQGGRRYLSLVRDVTARKRAEEALQRSEAYLAEAQRLSHTGTSVYGAGGNLYWSEECYRLWDFDPLQGLPDAESVLQRIHSDDRDRVRKEIRKALREKGEHSIEFRIVCCGTVKHIEATSHPLLSAHGDIDQIVTTHVDVTERRRAQAQAERLLQLESDLAHMNRLSIMGELTASLAHEILHPIGTARNNARAGMRLLEMSPPNLSEVKEALGCVVRDADRAKDVVGRVRDHIRKAPPQRDVFDLNEAIHEVIVMVRTALHRNKVSVHTGLMAHMASVRGDRVQLQQVMLNLILNAVEAMSSDKEGMRELSISTEPSQTGGILVGVRDSGYGIESEHLDQIFEPFYTTKSGGIGMGLSICRSIVDAHGGRLWTEANRPRGAVFQFTLPAVNESTEIPSSTCFETVQMTPAAREAEGSDSRNPGLKSATQEPSALK; encoded by the coding sequence GTGAGCATCGTCCAGGATCTGCTTCGCATCAACACCGCGCGCAACCGCAGGGCCCGGCTGCCCGCGGTTGCTGCCCAGTTCGCGCTTGGCATCGTCGGGCTGATATTGATCGCCCTGGTCTGTGTTCAGCTCGGCTTTGGGCTTGCGCGCACCGGCTTTGCCTATGTGATCTTGCTCGCTCTCGTTTCGCTTTTCGGCAGCTTCGGCGCCTCCGTGGTTCTGTCGATCCTCGCCGCAGCCTGCCTCAATTACTTCTTCGCGCCTCCACTGTTTCAGCTCAGCATCGATCTTCCGCATGATCTTGAGAGAACCGCGGTGTTCTTGACGACGTCGTTGGTCGTAACCGCGCTCACGACAAGACTCGGGCGCGCGGCGGACGAACTCCGCGGAGTGCAAGCGAAGTGGGAGAAGGCGGAGCGGGTCGCGCATTTTGGATGGTGGGAACGAGACTTCACCACCAACCACGTGACTCTTTCGGATGAGGTTTCGCGGATTTTCGGCGTTAAGCCGGTCGATTTGCCGGACTGGCATGGGCGATGGCTGGAATTGATCCATCCGGAAGACCGGGCGACGGCAGCCGAAGCCGCCTCGGCTGCCCTACATCCCGGCGGGCCACGCTACGAATTGGAATATCGGGTCATACGTCCTGACGGAGCGGGGCGAGTCATCCGCAGCCACGGCGATGTCACTTGGGACGAGACGGGGAGGCCGCTACGGCAGTTTGGCGTCCTGCACGACATCACGGAGCTGAGAAGTACCGAGCAGGAGCTCCGCGCGAGCGAGCGGCGATTCCGCACCTTCGTGGACTATGCAGCTGACGGTTTTTTCCTGTTCGATGATCATGCCATGGTTCTCGACGTTAATCGCCACGCCTGCGAGAGCTTAGGGTACAGCCGCGAAGAACTGATCGGGAAACATCCACGCGATTTTGACCTTGCCCTTGACGAGGAGGCGATCGAGCGCCTGAGACAGCGAATGCTCTCGGGCGAGACGGTCACTTTCGAGACCCGCCACAAGCGCAAGGACGGCACGTCCTTCCCGGTGGAGGTTCGCGGCGGCCTGATCGAGCAAGGCGGCCGCCGGTATTTGAGCCTGGTACGTGACGTCACCGCGCGCAAGCGGGCGGAGGAGGCGCTCCAGCGCAGCGAAGCCTATCTGGCTGAAGCGCAGAGGCTTAGCCACACCGGCACGTCGGTCTATGGCGCCGGAGGGAATCTCTACTGGTCGGAAGAATGCTACCGCCTTTGGGACTTTGACCCTTTGCAAGGCTTGCCTGATGCGGAAAGTGTTTTGCAACGGATCCATTCGGACGATCGCGACAGAGTGCGCAAGGAGATTCGGAAAGCGCTGCGCGAAAAGGGGGAGCATTCGATCGAGTTCAGAATCGTGTGTTGTGGGACAGTCAAGCACATCGAAGCGACCTCCCATCCATTGCTTTCCGCGCATGGCGATATCGACCAGATCGTCACGACACATGTCGATGTCACCGAACGCAGGCGCGCGCAGGCGCAAGCCGAGCGACTGCTCCAGCTCGAGTCGGATCTGGCGCACATGAATCGTTTGAGTATCATGGGAGAGTTGACGGCGTCGCTGGCGCACGAGATCCTGCATCCGATCGGCACCGCGCGCAACAACGCGCGCGCGGGGATGCGCTTGCTGGAAATGAGCCCGCCAAATCTGAGCGAAGTCAAGGAAGCGCTCGGCTGCGTCGTCAGGGACGCCGACCGGGCCAAGGACGTCGTCGGCCGCGTTCGCGATCACATCAGGAAAGCGCCTCCGCAAAGGGACGTATTTGACCTCAACGAAGCGATTCATGAGGTGATTGTGATGGTGCGAACGGCACTGCACAGGAACAAAGTGTCGGTCCACACTGGACTTATGGCCCATATGGCGTCCGTTCGGGGCGACCGCGTTCAACTTCAACAGGTCATGCTGAACTTGATCCTGAACGCTGTGGAGGCGATGAGCTCGGATAAGGAGGGAATGCGAGAGTTATCGATTAGCACCGAGCCAAGTCAGACGGGCGGCATCCTCGTAGGGGTTCGCGATTCAGGATATGGAATTGAATCCGAACATCTCGATCAAATTTTCGAACCCTTCTACACGACCAAATCCGGCGGAATCGGTATGGGACTCTCGATCTGCCGATCCATCGTTGATGCCCATGGCGGCCGTCTGTGGACGGAGGCTAATCGACCGCGAGGCGCTGTGTTTCAGTTCACCCTCCCGGCAGTCAATGAAAGCACAGAGATTCCTAGCTCAACATGCTTTGAAACGGTCCAGATGACGCCAGCTGCCCGCGAAGCCGAAGGTTCGGATAGCAGGAACCCTGGCCTCAAGTCGGCAACACAAGAACCGTCGGCTTTGAAGTGA